In one Bufo gargarizans isolate SCDJY-AF-19 chromosome 11, ASM1485885v1, whole genome shotgun sequence genomic region, the following are encoded:
- the VPS18 gene encoding vacuolar protein sorting-associated protein 18 homolog, translating to MASILEEYENSLSRDNFPSQSRGPGILLSGYVNARLEKETPIFNKQRIDFTPPENINSMVVCNNQLCMSLGKETVLRIDLVKADQPNQVELGRKDDFKVHKMFLDPSGSHLVIALNTSECLYLNRNAQKVRPLSRWKGHLIESIGWNKFQKNDTTTGPIVVGTAQGQIFEAEISTTEGGLFGTNPDQYFRYLHTLEEETGPAPVCCLEINCGYENRYCVIATTRKRLFQFAAKITEGTEQQGFAPLFNQTMDDLPSIQEFPGNLGYSEIAFYTQKLRTYPMSFAWMMGNGVLYGNLDFTRPDSVLTDVQVWEYPSNVEKPISIVITQFHFLLLLPDRVKAICTLNGQVVFEDIFTEKFGPLKRMVKDPVIGQIWIHTERAVFRYHVEREPRDVWKMYMNMGKFDLAKEFCKDRPECMDMVLAKEAEHCFQIKKYKESAKCYALTQNYFEEIALKFIEAKQEEALMEFLLKKLSNLKPTEKIQVTLLTTWLTELYLNRLGALESDSSKRSLYLKTREEFRTFLSSKINRECLSNNRASIYDLLASHGDTDHMVYFAVLMEDYERVVSHHCQNDDYDEALNVLSKHKDKNLFYKFSPVLMQHIPQKVVDAWVKMGKKLDPKNLIPALVNYNQSACTQINEAIRYMEFCVYELWETEQAIHNYLLSLYAQFLPDSLLIYLEKAGTNPNRIYYDLKYALRLCAEHEHHRACVHVYKVMELYEEAVDLALKVDVDLAKSCADLPADDEELQKKLWLKIARHVVQEEKDVKKAMVCLSSCNLLKIEDILPFFPDFVTIDHFKEAICSSLQAYNQHIEELKQEMEDATLSAKRIREDIQEMRNKYGSVDPQDKCSGCDFPLLNRPFYLFLCNHMFHSDCLIQTVYPNLPQYKQFKMEDLQKKLAAAAQPSKSRSHAKEEDSRSLEKGQKSREQIKADLDDIIAAECPFCGELMIRSIDKPFIDPQRYKEEMLSWL from the exons GATTGATCTGGTGAAAGCTGACCAGCCAAACCAAGTAGAACTGGGTCGTAAAGATGATTTCAAAGTTCACAAAATGTTCTTGGATCCTTCAG GATCACACCTCGTGATTGCTCTGAACACTAGCGAATGCCTGTATCTCAATCGCAATGCCCAGAAAGTTCGTCCACTTTCCCGATGGAAAGGCCACTTGATTGAAAGCATTGGATGGAACAAGTTTCAGAAGAATGATACTACCACAGGACCTATAGTAGTTGGCACTGCGCAGGGTCAAATATTTGAAGCAGAAATCTCAACCACCGAAGGTGGACTTTTTGGCacaaatcctgatcagtattttCGCTATCTTCACACATTGGAAGAAGAGACTGGACCTGCTCCAGTTTGCTGTCTAGAAATCAACTGCGGATATGAAAACCGTTATTGTGTCATTGCAACTACTCGGAAAAGGCTTTTCCAGTTTGCTGCCAAAATAACGGAAGGCACTGAGCAACAGGGGTTTGCACCACTTTTTAACCAGACTATGGATGACCTTCCAAGCATCCAGGAATTTCCAGGTAATCTTGGATATAGTGAAATAGCTTTTTACACTCAAAAACTTCGGACCTACCCAATGTCATTTGCTTGGATGATGGGAAACGGTGTGCTTTATGGCAATTTGGATTTTACTCGACCTGACTCGGTATTGACTGATGTCCAAGTGTGGGAGTACCCTTCTAATGTTGAAAAGCCCATATCCATTGTCATTACGCAGTTTCATTTCTTGCTCTTGCttcctgaccgagtgaaggcgattTGTACTTTAAATGGCCAGGTAGTGTTTGAAGAcatttttactgaaaagtttggccCTTTGAAAAGGATGGTGAAGGATCCAGTTATAGGCCAGATTTGGATCCACACAGAGAGAGCCGTCTTCAGGTACCACGTTGAACGTGAACCTAGAGACGTTTGGAAGATGTACATGAACATGGGCAAGTTTGACTTGGCCAAAGAGTTTTGTAAGGATCGTCCTGAATGCATGGATATGGTGTTGGCCAAGGAAGCCGAGCACTGCTTCCAGATAAAGAAATATAAAGAAAGCGCCAAGTGTTATGCTCTCACTCAAAACTACTTTGAAGAAATAGCTCTGAAATTTATTGAAGCCAAACAGGAGGAAGCACTTATGGAGTTCCTCTTAAAAAAGCTGTCTAATCTGAAGCCTACAGAAAAAATACAGGTCACACTACTTACAACTTGGTTAACGGAGTTGTACTTGAATCGCCTTGGAGCATTGGAAAGCGATTCCTCAAAAAGAAGCTTGTACCTGAAGACGCGGGAGGAGTTCAGAACTTTTCTCAGCAGCAAAATAAATAGGGAATGCCTCAGTAATAACCGTGCATCCATATATGATCTTCTGGCCAGTCATGGAGACACAGACCATATGGTTTATTTTGCCGTACTTATGGAAGACTACGAAAGAGTAGTTTCCCACCACTGCCAAAATGATGACTACGACGAAGCCCTCAATGTACTGTCTAAGCACAAAGACAAAAACCTCTTCTACAAATTCTCTCCTGTACTGATGCAGCATATTCCCCAAAAAGTGGTTGATGCTTGGGTCAAAATGGGCAAGAAACTTGACCCAAAGAACCTCATCCCTGCCCTTGTGAATTACAATCAAAGCGCATGCACTCAGATAAATGAAGCCATTAGGTACATGGAGTTCTGTGTATATGAACTTTGGGAAACTGAACAGGCCATTCACAACTACCTGTTGTCTCTGTATGCTCAGTTTTTACCCGATTCTCTGCTTATATACCTAGAGAAAGCTGGCACTAACCCCAACCGAATTTATTATGATCTAAAATATGCCCTGCGCCTATGTGCCGAACATGAGCACCATCGTGCCTGTGTCCATGTCTACAAAGTTATGGAGCTCTATGAAGAAGCGGTGGACCTTGCTTTAAAG GTGGATGTGGATCTAGCCAAATCCTGTGCAGATTTACCAGCCGATGACGAAGAACTCCAGAAGAAGCTGTGGCTGAAGATTGCTCGCCATGTGGTTCAAGAGGAGAAGGATGTGAAGAAGGCCATGGTTTGTCTATCTAGCTGCAACCTTCTTAAGATTGAGGATATTCTTCCATTCTTTCCAGACTTTGTGACCATTGACCACTTTAAAGAAGCCATTTGCAGCTCCTTGCAAGCTTACAACCAGCATATTGAGGAGCTTAAGCAAGAAATGGAAGATGCTACATTGAGTGCTAAGAGAATACGGGAAGACATTCAAGAAATGAGAAATAAGTACGGTTCGGTGGATCCTCAAGATAAGTGTTCTGGCTGTGACTTTCCCCTTTTGAATCGCCCCTTTTATCTCTTTCTTTGTAATCACATGTTCCATTCAGATTGCCTCATACAGACAGTTTACCCCAACCTCCCACAATATAAACAGTTTAAGATGGAAGACCTGCAGAAGAAACTGGCGGCTGCAGCCCAGCCTTCCAAAAGCCGCTCCCATGCAAAGGAAGAGGACAGTAGAAGTCTGGAGAAAGGGCAGAAAAGCCGCGAACAGATTAAAGCCGACCTTGACGACATTATTGCAGCTGAATGTCCTTTTTGTGGTGAACTGATGATCCGATCCATTGACAAGCCCTTTATAGATCCACAGCGATACAAGGAAGAGATGCTCAGCTGGCTGTAG